The following nucleotide sequence is from Arenicella chitinivorans.
TGCCAGTAATACGGTTGTATTCATTGATACGGCTTTGGACCTGCCCCGGATTACCACCGTTACACTCCAGCGAGCCGTTGATGGTACGGATAGTCTCGCCAAACCCGGCCCCGGTGACCATCGACTCGTGCGCGGGACGATAACCTGCCCCCGGTTGCGTCATCCAAAACCACAGGGCTGTCTGCCAGGCAATGGTCGGGTTTTGTGCCACCTGATCGGGATTGGCCCACAGATTCAAGCCTAATGCCTGACCCGCAGCGCAGTAGTTATAATTCCAGCTCAACTGAATCGGGCCACGACCGAAATAGCGTTTGCCGCCAGCGCAAACGCCACATGGCGTTGCCGTTCCTGAGCAGTACTCGCCTTGTGCGATTTCGGTAATGTAGTACAAACCACCGGTTTCATGATGGAAGTTAGCCATCGCCGCAGCAGCTTCACGTTTCTTAGTCGTCAGATCGCCCGTACCCGCGAAAGCCGGATAGGTTTGCGCGGCGGCAACCAAACCTGCGTAGGTATAAAAGCCATTCCGATTTGGAAAGATTTGGTTAAATTGCGATTCGCTGATAATTGACGCGAAGCCACCCGTGTTACCGCCTGCTGGCCGCACGATGATCGACGACACATTGTCGTTAAACCCTTCGTTATCAAGACACGCGTCTTCGCCCTGTACCACAATAGCAGCCCCGGTGAAATTATCGTCCAAGTACAGCACGGCTTCATAGCCAGCCGACACACGAATTGAAGAGGCTCGGTCATTCACAAAACCGCGAGGTATCAAACTGCCCAGTGTAAACTGACCAACATCCATCGACGCGGCCCAGCCGTTATAGGCGCAGTGTTCATACAGCGTCACCAAACCGCCAGTTGGTGTACCCGCTGACACCACTTCAATCCAGTTGAAATTCCAGCCACCGGTCTGGGCAAAAACACCCAGGTTATAAGTGCCCGCGTTGATCTGCACCGATTGTTCCACCGTAACCCAGTTTTGCCAGCCACCTGTGGCAGGAATATCCACGTTGCCGAAGGGAATCGAACCACCATTTAAATCAGTCGATGCGATGGCACCACTCTCGCTCGCGACGCGCATGCGAATTTTGTATTGGCCGGTGCTTGGAATAACCAGATTCGAGTACACCAACCATTCGCCAGTATCTATCCAGCCGACGTTGTAACCGCCTTCAGTGCTGCCTTCGATATCCACATTATCGTTTCGATATGCACCGCCCTGATTGCCCGGTGTGGTGTCGTAGTAATTTGAATAATCCTCTGCCTGGAAAACTTGTGCGTTAAGCTGTGCACAGGCTATCGCCGAGATAGACAACGTTGTCATTAATAAGCGACGCCATGCGCTTTTGGAAGTAGTCATAATTAAAATCCTGTGTATTGAGTTATGTCGGAGAACACGACCGGGTTCGTTGACAGGCCACATTCTTGATGCTCCGATCACCGTATACGTCTAGTGCTAGCGTACTGGCGATCACTAGCAGTGTTCTCCTCCCATCCAAGTCGCTCCTCTGGGCACCGCTTGCCTTAGCTTATGCGAGTTTTAGACACTTGGCAAATAAAGTCGGTTAAGAACTGGAGGTGTTACAGGCCCCAAAATACCGATTCAGCGTCTTCCACTACTCGACCTGAATCCAGAATCTGTGTTAAGACAATGACGTCACTCGCTGCAATCGCGTAGTATTGAGTTAAAGCCAATGCCAATCCCTCCTGAAGCCTGATGATCGCCGAAGATGACCAGATAGATGGCAGATACAGGGTTGCCACCACCGCGTAAGGTTGGCCTTGTTGATGCGCCTTGATCAGGTTCACCGTCATGTGATCGGCAGATTGTCGGGATGCGCGTGACCATTGCGCGATCAAGTCCCCTTGCCCGTCAGGACAACTTGGTGAGATCACACAGTTCGCGATGGGCATACTCGCACTCCGTTAACACATCATTTCAGTGTTTTCAAAAAACATACCACACGCTCGGTCTCACGGAAGCCTAAGTGCGCATGCATCGCGATACTGCGGCGATTTTCCAAGTCCGTGTCGCTGGCGATCTCGCTATAGCCATTCTCCAGCGCCCAGTGCTCCGCACTCGCCATCAATTGACGACCAACGCCTTGTGCACGAAATTCGCTCGCAACAAACCAGGCTTCAATATAGGGTACTGGACTATTCCGGCTCCCCTCCGCAAAACTACGCAGATTGAGTTCAATGAAGCCGGCCATCTGGGCATCGATATCGGCTACGAGCACAGCGGAAATATCGATGGACTCCCCCGCAAAGAATTGATCTATCTCCACACGGTGTGCGTCAGCGGCATCTGGCCACAATTCTGTGCGCATGGCTGACCAGACCAACCGGTCACTCGGTGTGATGGGGCGAATCTTCAGTGCCATTCAGACCTCCTGAAAAGCACCTAATAAAGGTAAACGCTTACGGTGGTGGTAGCTTAACGCCAACTCGATACAATGCGCCACCGCTGTTGTTGGTAATTGAGCCTTTAAATGAAACAGGATGGCGCGTTTTCCATCAAACTCAAGCTCATCACGATACAATTCACGGAATGTCTCAACCAGGGTGGTCTGACAGTGGAAATACAAAGCATAATGCTCAGGCGATTTTGGCTTCCAATCCATTCGCACAGTAGACCCGGTCGGACACAAATAACTCGGTTCGCCCCATTTTAGCGTTTCAGTGACGTTATCTAACCCAACCACGGAGTCCGCTGTTTGCAACAGAAGATGTCGAAGAGCCAGCAACTTCAGCGCGGCTGATTCGGGGTAACTCGAGAAAACATCAGCCACAGCTTGATCAGAAAATGCGTAGGTATCCATATCCGTCAGTTCTAGTGTGTGCAGCCGCTAGATTAGCATGCTTTGCTTAAGATACGCTACGATTCCCTGTTTTTGTCTGCCCTACTTTTCCGTCCACCTGGGACACACCATCCAAACACCAGTCCCTCGATAAAAATCCGCACTCGAGCGCCAACAGATAAGTCGCTGATCACCGGAACATACCACCGTGCGATGCTCCGCAATTAAGGCCGCCGCTCGTACATACTCTTCGAACGGCACCAGGAATCGACGTTCATTGTAACTCGCAATTTGCACACCGGGATACAAGCTCCCGAAATGCTCACCAACGATCGCAAAATGAATATCTTCTGACTGCAACAATGCCCTCAGAAACAGCACCTCCATGTCGTCCATGGCGTGGCAAAGTACTACCATAAATCCAAATCCCTGCTAAGCGCTACTCTTGCGGTACAAAAATCAACTCGTCAGTGTTAAAACCAAGCGCCTTCGCTTTGGCAATAAACGCTTGCTTGAGTGTGTCACTCACGGTTGGTGTACGCGACAAAAACCACAAATAGCCGTCGCCAGAACTGATGAATGCGTAGTCATAATTTAGTG
It contains:
- a CDS encoding glycoside hydrolase family 19 protein — encoded protein: MTTSKSAWRRLLMTTLSISAIACAQLNAQVFQAEDYSNYYDTTPGNQGGAYRNDNVDIEGSTEGGYNVGWIDTGEWLVYSNLVIPSTGQYKIRMRVASESGAIASTDLNGGSIPFGNVDIPATGGWQNWVTVEQSVQINAGTYNLGVFAQTGGWNFNWIEVVSAGTPTGGLVTLYEHCAYNGWAASMDVGQFTLGSLIPRGFVNDRASSIRVSAGYEAVLYLDDNFTGAAIVVQGEDACLDNEGFNDNVSSIIVRPAGGNTGGFASIISESQFNQIFPNRNGFYTYAGLVAAAQTYPAFAGTGDLTTKKREAAAAMANFHHETGGLYYITEIAQGEYCSGTATPCGVCAGGKRYFGRGPIQLSWNYNYCAAGQALGLNLWANPDQVAQNPTIAWQTALWFWMTQPGAGYRPAHESMVTGAGFGETIRTINGSLECNGGNPGQVQSRINEYNRITGILGVSPGNNLGC
- the aac(6') gene encoding aminoglycoside 6'-N-acetyltransferase, which codes for MALKIRPITPSDRLVWSAMRTELWPDAADAHRVEIDQFFAGESIDISAVLVADIDAQMAGFIELNLRSFAEGSRNSPVPYIEAWFVASEFRAQGVGRQLMASAEHWALENGYSEIASDTDLENRRSIAMHAHLGFRETERVVCFLKTLK
- a CDS encoding DUF1801 domain-containing protein: MDTYAFSDQAVADVFSSYPESAALKLLALRHLLLQTADSVVGLDNVTETLKWGEPSYLCPTGSTVRMDWKPKSPEHYALYFHCQTTLVETFRELYRDELEFDGKRAILFHLKAQLPTTAVAHCIELALSYHHRKRLPLLGAFQEV
- a CDS encoding putative signal transducing protein, whose translation is MVVLCHAMDDMEVLFLRALLQSEDIHFAIVGEHFGSLYPGVQIASYNERRFLVPFEEYVRAAALIAEHRTVVCSGDQRLICWRSSADFYRGTGVWMVCPRWTEK